AGGGTCGGGCAGGGATCGCCGCCGGCGGTGCCGGTGCGGCGGCGGGACCCCGCGGGGTCCCCTCGTCCCTTTCCTGGTTGCCCGCCGGGGTTCTCACCTCCATGGCGCCGTTCTCCCGCACCAGTACGCACCAGTGGGTGGGCTCCGGTTTGTACTGGTGGGGGTCCCGCTCGGCGGAGGGGAGGCTGCTGCGGCGCGGTTCTTCCTTAGCCGGGCTGAAAAGAGCCCCCGAATCCCCGTAGAGCATCTCCTCCTCGTCGTCCACCGTGTCGCTGCGCCCGCCGGGAGAGGAACGCCGAGCCGTCACCGAGCCGTCACCGAGCCGTCACCGAGCCGTCCCTCGCGGCGAGGGGGGGGCGACCCCCGCCACCCACCCAGAGCACCCGGCACCCACCTGATGTCCTGGATGAGGGTCTCGGCCTCCGAGTGGGTGCGGAGGGAGAGCTCGTCCCGGGCGCCGGCCGCCCGGCTCTCCGTGGTGAACATGCCGCTGACGTCGCGGTAGAGGCAGAGCGCGATCACCTTGGATTGCTGGGGACGCCGAGGAGGGGGACGCCGAGCTGCCGGGGGGCCGCCCGGCGCTACCGGGagccctgggggtgggggtggggggggttaCCGGCACCCACGTGGTGCAGCTGGGGTTTTTGGAGGGTGAGGCGGTGGGTCCGGCCCCCGTACGTGTCGCTCTTCAGGACGAACATGGTGACCTGCCCCTCGGCGCTCATGATCACCACGAAGGGGTCGGCGACGGCGCAGTGCACGATGGGCGAGCCCAGATCCACCGGGATGAAGTGCAGCTGGTTCActgccggcggggaggggcaAACGCGAGGGACGGAGAGAGGGGGGAGGTCCCGCAAGCAACCCACGGggcgctccccccgccccgcttcCGCCGGCACCCACCTCCTTCCAGCAGCCGGATGCCCAGCGGCGACACCTGGACGATGTAGCGGTTGTCGCCGATGTTGCCGGCGAAGACGGTGGGTCCCTGCGTGGCAAAGCCGCTGGTGTCCAGCTCCATGATCTCCTGCCCCGTCTGCAGGATCTGCCCggagaaggggggggacacacacacacggcgTGGGACCGAGCGCCGGACCCaccgcggggagccgggggacGCCGGCCGGCATCCCGACCGACCCTTCGCCGCCGCCGCGGCACGCCGGCGGGCGCCCCGAGCCGCCGCACCATGGTGGAGTCCTCGCGGCTGAGGATGAGGAAGCCGTGCCTCTTGCCGTCCTCCTcggggggctcgggggcggCCGGCTCCTTCTCGGCGTTTTCCCCCGCGGCGTTTTCGTCCGGCTGGAGGGAAAAAGCCCGGTGAGCCTcgccgcgccgcggccgccATCCcagcggggaggaggggacGGCGACGGCCCCCCGGCCACCgacctcctccttcttctgcgGCGCGATGACGGTCCACATGTCGTAGCAGCCCGGCAGCTCGAAGGTGGTCACCACCTGGGGCCGGATGCTTTTCTGCGGGCGAGGGGAGAGGtgagggcgggcgggcgccgtggggcagccccacatTTACCGTGGGGCAGAAGGACGGGCTGTAGCTGGGCGGATACGGGCGGCGCCCAACGCTCCGGGCGCGGCCCTGGTTTTGCCCGGGGCCTTGTTGTGGCACCGGTACCTGACCTGGCGCGGACGCTCCTCACCGGGACAGGCCTTCGCGCGGTGCGGGGGGtcggggggtcggggggggggggctcggggctggggggccggggctggtgTCGCACCGGGGCTGCCGTCAGCCTGACCTGCAGGACGGAGAGGGCCCCGTTCTTGCCGTAGCCGGAGCAAAGGACGATTTCCAGATCCGGCTCCGGGCTGCTCTGAAACTGCGAGGAGGAGAAATGGCTGCTGTcaccgccctgccctgcccgcgccggggctgcaggcagggctgcgggcaggggcagcgggcagggctgcgggcaggggctgcgggcaggggctgcgggcaggggctgcccgtCTCCTGCCGGGACTCACCTCCTCCGAGAGGAAGGCCGGCTCGCCCATGGCGGCGTTGGCGCAGGGCCCGATGTTGAGGATGCTGTCGCAGACCTGGAGGGGAAGGGAcgagggaggggacggggacgcggCGAGGGGGTGACGCGGGGAGGGGACGGAGCGGGGGTGGggcgccccctccccgcccgggTACCTCGAAGGAGTAGGTGGCGAGCTGGGTGCCCGACTGCGCCTCGCTGCCGTACACCTCGATCTCGTCCACCTCGTCCTGCGGCGCCGACTTCCCTCCTGGCCGGCGGCACGGGGAGACCGCGTCACCCCCCCGTGTCACCGCGTCACCCCCCCGCGTCATCCCCCTCTGTCACCGCGTCACCCCCGCATCATCCCCCGTGTCACCGCGTCACCCCCTGCATCATCCCCCGTGTCACCGCGTCACCCCCGTGTCATCCCCCTCTGTCACCGCGTCACCCCCCGCGTCATCCCCTCTGTCACCGCGTCACCCCCCGCATCATCTCCCCGTGTCACCGCGTCACCCCCATCACTCCCCACCCCCTGTCACCGCGTCACCCCCTTGGGTCACCGCGTCACCCCCGCGTCATCCCCCACGTCACCACGTCACCCCCGTGTCACCACATCCCCCTCTGTCACCGCGTCACCCCCCGCATCATCCCCCTCTGTCACCGCGTCACCCCCAtcactcccccaccccctgtcaCCACGTCACCCCTGTGTCACCACGTCACCCCTTGGGTCACCGCGTCACCCCCCGCGTCATCCCCCACGTCACCACGTCACCCCCGCGTCATCCCCCTCTGTCACCACGTCACCCCCCGTGTCACCACATCACCCCTCTGTCACCGCGTCACCCCCACGTCACCCCGTGTCACTGCGTCACCCCTCCGTCACCATGTCACCCCCCATGTCACCACGTCatcccccatcaccccccaccccctgtcaCCACGTCACCCCTTGTGTCACCGCGTCACCCCCGGTGTCACCCCGTGTCACCGCGTCACCCCCATCACCGTGTCACCCCCCGTGTCACCACGtcacccccgtgtcaccccctgTGTCACTGCGTCACCCCCCGTGTCATCACCCCCGTGTCACCGTGTCACCCCCATCACCGTGTCACCCCCCGTATCACCATGTCACCCCCCGTATCACCACGTCACCCCTGTGTCACCCCCCGTGTCACCGCGTCACCCCCGCGTCATCCCCCGTGTCACCGCGTCacccccagtgtcacccccgTGTCACCGCGTCACCCCCATCACCGTGTCACCCCCCGTATCACCACATCACCCCCATCACCGTGTCACCCCCGTGTCACCGCGTCACCCCCATCACCGTGTCACCCCCCGTATCACCACCTCACCCCCATCACCGTGTCACCCCCCGTGTCACCGCGTCaccccccgtgtcacccccgtGTCACCGCCCCCCGCGGTGACGCTGGGACCCCCGTTTCCCACCCCGCTGTGGGGGGACGGAGCCCCCGGCGCGGCTcgggggggtcccggcgctGCCCCACCTGCCCAGGTCCCCGAGGGCTCCGACCGCTTCTTCTTCACCGGGGGCTCCTCCTGCGGGGCCGAGAGCTGGGACCCCCCgaccccccggggcccccccgcagcggggctggggggcgggggtggggacCCGGgaaggggacgtggggaccctGCACGGGGGCTTGGGGACCTGGgaggggggcttggggacccgGAGCTCGGGGacctgggttttggggtcccaggaAGGGGCTTGGGGACCCGGGAAGGGGCTTTGGGGACCTGGGACAGGGGGTCTGGGACCTGGGACAGGGCGCAGGGACCCAGCACGGGGGCTTGGGGACCTGGGatgggggtttggggacccGGACCTCGGGGacctgggttttggggtcccaggaAGGGGCTTGGGGACCTGGGAAGGGGCTTTGGGGACCTGGGAAAGGGCTTTGGGGACCCGGACCTCGGGGacctgggttttggggtcccgggAAGGGGCTTGGGGACCCGGGAAGGGGGCTTTGGGGACCTGGAGCTCGGGGACCtggattttggggtcccaggaAGGGGCTTTGGGGACCTGGGAGGGTGGCTTGAGGACCCGGAGCTTGGGGccctgggttttggggtcccgggAAGGGGCTTGGGGACCCGGGACAGGGGTCTGGGACCTGGGACAGGGCGCAGGGACCCAGCACGGGGGCTTGGGGACCTGGGATGGGGTTTGGGGACCCAGGACGGGGGTTTGGGACCTGGGATGGGGGTGTGGGGCCCCGGGAAGGGGACCTGGGGACGCGGGGCTTGGGGccctgggttttggggtcccaggaAGGGGCTTGGGGACCCGGGACAGGGGGTCTGGGACCTGggaaggggacatggggacctggGAAAAGAGCGTGgggccccgggctgggggcttggggacccGGAGCTTGGGGCCCTGGATTTTGGGGCCCCGGGATGGGGACTTGGGGACACAGGAAGGGGGTCTGGGACCCGGGAAAGGGACGTGGGGCCCCGGGaagggggcttggggacacggggctcgGGGACACGGGGCTCGGGGACAcggggcttggggacacggggaggggcTCGGGGCCCCCTGTGGCCTCACCTGCCTCTCGGCCGCCTCCTTGCCCCCGTTGGCGGGGGTCTCCTGCAGCTTCTCGGTGTACTTGAGCAGCAGGGAGTTCCCCAGGCGCGACCCCAGGAACAGGTACCCCGGCTCCATCGTCACCATCTGCGGGGGGCGACGCCAAGAGGGGGTGACGGGGAGGGACGCGCCAGGGGACGCGCGCAGGGGGGTCCCCATCTTCCCCCGCGGGGCTCACGCAGGTGGTGAGGACGCTGGCGGCCGCCTTGTCGAAGTGGAAGGAGCGGACGCTCCTCATCCCGTCCGTTATCAGCGTCAGGACGtagctggggacagaggggacacgGCGGGGACGGTGGCACGCTCGGCGGCGGCGACACCGGCCCCACGGCGGCCCCACGGCGGCCCCACGGCTTACATCTCCCCTCCTTTCAGCGAGATGACCATCTTGTCGTAGGAGATGAAGGTGGCCTGGGCGCAGTCCAGCGTCACCTTCACCCCGTCCTGCACACCTGGGGGAGAGCGAGGCTGAGCGCcctgaggagggaggaggaggaaggacggggggaggaaggaggaggagggggacgaggaggaggaagaggaggaggaagaggaggaggaggaggaagaggaggaggagaaggaagaggaggaggagaaggaagaggaggaggagaaggaagaggaggaggacaaagaggaggaggaggacaaagaggaggaggaggacaaagaggaggaggagaaagaggatgaggaaaatgagaagcacgaggatgaggaggaggaggaggaggacaaggagaaggaggacaAAGATAAGAAGAAAGACGAAGAAGATGAGgagcatgaggaggaggaggaggaggacaaggaggatgaggaggataaggaggaagaggagtatGAGGAGCAcgaggaggatgaggatgacaaggaggaggagcacaaggagaagaaaaacaaggaggaTGAGGACGAGGACAAGGAGGATGAGGACGAGGAggatgagaaggagaaagacGAGGAGGACGAGGAAGGAGaacaaagaggaagaggatgaggaagatgaggaggatgaGAAAGAGGACAAGGAGAACGAGGAGGGGGACGagcaggatgaggaagaggataAGGAGCATGAGGAAGAGGACGAGCAGGAAGAGAACAGGCAGGAAGAGAGTAGGGAGGGAAAggacaaggaggaagaaaacaaggagcAAGAGGACAAAAAGGAGAAGGACAAAGAGGAAGAGGACACAAGGAGCACGAGAACAAGGAGGATGACAAGGAAGAACAAGAGAACAAggaagatgaggatgaggagaaggaggaagaagacaaGGAGGGGAACAagcaggatgaggaagaggGTGAGGAAGATGAGCAAAAGGATGAGCACAAAGACGATGAAGAAGaagagaacaaggaaaaagaggaagaggacaaggagaacaaggaagaataagaagaaaagcatgagaAGGACAAGGAGCAAGAGGACGAGGAGGATGAGGAGCGTGAGGAAGAGAACAAGGAGAAcgaggaagaggatgaggaggacAAGGAAGACGCGGAAGAGGACGAGGACGCGGAAGAAcaaggaagatgaggaggatgaggaagagcatgaggagaACGAGGAAGAGAacaaggaggatgaggaagaggatgaggaggatAAGGAGAAGGACTAAGAAGACGAGGAAGAGGACGAGGATgaggagaaagagcagaaagagaaagaggaagaggacaaagagaaagagaaagaggacaAAGAGAATGAGGAAGAGGACGAGGAAGACAAAGAGAATGAGGAAGAGGACGAGGAAGACAAAGAGAATGAGGAAGAGGACGAGGAAGAcaaggaagaggatgaggaCGAGGAAGAcaaggaagaggatgaggacgaggaagaggaggaggaggaggaggacgatGAGGGTGGCCCTTACGCAGGGGGAAGACGGTGGTGCCGTTGGTGAGGCTGTTGAGGGCCACCCCGTAGGGCGGCACGCTCTGGTTGAGGTAGAGCAGCGAGTTGACGGCGAAGATCACCACCCCTCCTGCCgccaaagagagagagagaccgCCGTCaccgcgctgccgccgcgccgccgccgcgccgccgccgccgccgtcgctCACCGATGGGCTTGGGGACGGCCAGCGCCTGGGTGCAGTCGAAGGGCAGGTTGCTGAGGGACCAGATGACGGGATGGACCTTCTGCATGATGTTGAGGGAGATGGCCACGATGCTGCAGGTGTCCTGGCGCACCGCCACCCGCCTGCGCGGGGACAGGGGACGCGTCACGCCGACCCCCGGCGGGGACGCcgcggtgggggggggggacacacgcaCACACGGACGGAAGGGCTCGCTCACCCCGGCCAGGTCTGGTTGGGCTcgaagaggatgaggagggtgGGCTCGTAGTAGCCGTAGAGGAACTGCATGTCGATGATGTTGAGGAGCTTCTCGTCCAGCTCCCGCACGTCGATGATGTAGCTGGGCAGGAAGCTGGACTTCTGCCTGCGACGGGCAGGGGGCGGCGGCTCAGgagacccccccagcacccgcGGGCGGCActcggggggggggtcctggaacgggggggaggcggggaggggctGTTCCTCACCCCTCTCCCACCAGCCCCTCGTGCTCGTCGGTCAGGGTGTCGCGGCGGAAGGGCAGGACGACCAGGCGGGTGCCGTAGATCAGCATGACGGCGCAGCGCCCGTCGGGGTCCACCCGCACGCGGGGGATGTGGACGTTCTGCACGAAGCCGTCCTGCGGGCGACGGGCAAGGcggggtggggggtttttttgggggacgcccccccgcccccctcagCATGAGAGAGAACCCCCCGAATCCCCTCTCCCGCCCTCGGCACCCACCCTCAGCTCCGGCTCCTCGAAGTAGTGCAGGGAGAGCGTCTTCAGGTCGTGGGTGCCGGGGTCGTACTCCACCACGGAGagctggaaggggaagggggtgACGGGCAggagaccccccccccaaaaaaaccaaccccaaaccaacccgCCACGtcctggggggccgggggggtccccgcgtTACCTTGGCGTCCTTGAAGCTGAGGAGCAGGGCGTCCCGCTTGGCCCCCGCCAGCTGCACGCTGGCCATGGACATGACGTTGCCGAAGAAGGCGAAGGAGGCCACCAGCTCCAGCTTCTCCTTGTGCCCTTTGCCTTctgcgggcagggcgggcagggcgggcagggcgggcaggggggctgccccccaccagcccctcggGGGGGCCTCCCCCTCCCGCGGCTCCCCCCATCGCCCCCCAGCTCGCTGCCGCCCCGTCCGCGGGCAGAgagcccggggctgggagctgcctgcacggccctgcccggccccgggccctgCCCATCCCTCGTCCATGctcatccctgcctgcaccacatccctgcccgtccctgcctgtccctggtccctgcccgtccctggtccctgcctgtccctcgtccctgcccgtccctcgtccctgcccgtccctgcctgtccctcatCCCATCCcttgtccctgcctgtccctgtgtccctggtccctgcccgtccctggtccctgcctgtccctcgTCCCTTGTCCCATCCCTcatccctgcctgtccctggtccctgcccgtccctgcctgtccctcatccctgcctgtccctcatccctgcctgtccctcatccctgcccgtccctcatccctgcccgtccctgcctgcaccacatccctgcctgtccctgcctgtccctgatccctgcccatccctgcctgtcccttgtCCCATCCCTCatccctgcccatccctgcctgtcccttgtCCCATCCCTcatccctgcccgtccctgcctgtccctcaccccacccctgggccctgcctgtccccgcGCCCCTGGGCCCTGCCCGTCCCTCGTCCTtgcccatccctgcctgcccctgcccatccctcctccctgcctgtccctcatCCCATCCcttgtccctgcctgtcccttgtccctgcctgtccctcctcccttgtccccaaggggggggggggatctgTCCCTTAGagagggggggacacacagcGACAacacagggaccccccaaaaaagccccagccccccccttCACCTACCCGTGTTGCTGTCTCCTTTGGCCGCCGTCTGCAGGGGGGGAAAATGGGGGAAAACATCAGCCCCTCCCCCATAAatccccccccacaccccaaaatATGAGGGGGAGGGGACCTcagggaggattttttttgggggggggggttgttaCCTCGCAATCGTGGTTGAGGCGATAAACGTAAAGTTGGGAGGTTCCGGCCACCACCAGATTGCGTTCGGCGTTGGAGAAGAAGTTACAGAACATGGAGAACTCCAGCCCCGTGGGGGGGTGGGCTTGCTTGTAGACGGCGTACATGGCCCCCCCTTATTTTTGGGGGTAcccccctaaaaaaaaacccccacacacacacaaaaaaaccctaaaaaagcTAAATTAGGGACCTCTTGGGGTGCCGGGCCCCCCTGGActggccccggccccgtccAGCCACTGATATCCCCCTATAGCCCCCTATAGCCCCCTTCATCCCCCTATATCCTCCCTATATCCCCCTTCATCCCCGCTATATCCCCCTATGTCCCCCCTTATCTCCCTTTACCCTCCCTATATCCCCCTTCATCCCCGCTATATCCCCCCTTCATTGCCCTatagcccctatagccccctaTATCCCCCCATATCCTCTTTTATCCCCCCATATAACCCTTTATCCCCGCCTATATCCCCCTTTATTGCCCTTTATCCCCCTATATCCCCCGTATCCCCTATATCCCCCATATCCCCGTCCCCCATATCCCCTATATCCCCCATATCCCCTATATCCCCCTATCCCCTATATCCCCTATATCCCACgtatcccccatatccccccatatccccccctTTGGGGGCCCGGCACCCCAAGAGGTCCCTAATTTAGCAGAGaacctgcccccccccgcaccccacaccccccgcCTTGCACCCCAAATCTCCCCCAACGCCCCCCACCCTTGCAcccctcctcagccccctccccacattcccagcccccccagccccacgggccccccatcttcctccttccccccccaaaattTTCCCTCCGCCGCCTCCTCACCCCGCTCCGCACGCTGAGGGGAGGAAGCGACGCGCCAGCGAGAAAGCGGAAGTGAGGGGTAGAGCGGCCGCGACCAACGAGACGACGGTCCGCCGAGGCCTAGACGGCACCTGGGGAGGCACCCTATGGGGGCCCTGCACCCTATAGCGGCCCTATATGGCACCCATAATGGCCCTATGTGGCACCGAGGGGTGCACCCTATGGGGACCCTGCACCTCATAGGGGCCCTGCACCCTATAGCGGCCCTATATGGCACCCAGGGGTGCACCCTATGGAGACCCTGCACCCCATAGGGGCCCCGCACCCTATAGCGGCCCTGGGTGCACCCCATAGGGACCCTGCACGCTATAGGGCCCGTATATGGCACCCAGGGGCTGCACCCTATGGGGACCCCGCACCCCATAGGGACCCTGCACCCTATAGTGGCCCTATAGGGCACCCTATAGCGGCCCTATATGGCACCCAGGGGTGCACCCTATGGAGAGCCTGCACCCCATAGGGGCCCTGCACCCTATAGCGGCCCTATATGGCACCCAGGGGTGCACCCCATAGGGACCCTGCACCCTATAGCGGCCCCATACGGCACCCAGGGGCTGCACCCTATGGGAACCCTGCACCCCATAGGGGCCCTGCACCCTATAGCGGCCCCATACGGCACCCAGGGGCTGCACCCTATGGGAACCCTGCACCCCATAGGGGCCCTGCACCCTATAGCGGCCCTACACACCCCCAGGGGCTGCACCCTATGGAGACCGTGCACCTCTTATGGGCCCCGCACCCTATAGAGGCCCTATATGGCACCCAGGGGCTGCACCCTATAGGGGCCCTACACCCCATAGCAGCCCTATATGTCACCCAGGAGACACACCCTATGGGGACCCCACACCCCATGGGGGCCCAGCACCCTATAGCAGCCCTATATGGCACCCAGGGGATGCACCCTATGGAGACCCTGCACCCTATAGCGGCCCTATATGGCACCCAGGGGTGCACCCCATAGGGACCCTTCACCCTATAGCGGCCCCATATGGCACTCAGGGGCTGCACCCTATGGAGAGCCTGCACCACATAGGGGCCCTACACCCCATAGCAGCCCTACACACCCCCAGGGGCTGTGCCCTATAGCGGCCCTGGGCCCCATAGAGCCCCCAAACCTTTCCAGAGATTACACCCTATAGGATGCCTGCATGGCTGGGCCCTACACCGTATAGGGGCTGTACATCCTGGGCCTGCCCCATGGGCTCCCACACCCCATAGGGCTCCTATAGCCCCATAGGGTTCCCACACCCCACAGGGCTCCTATAGCCCCATAGGGCtcctcctgcaccccacaggGCTCCTATAGCCCCATAGGGCTCCTCCCGCACCCCATAGGGCTCCTATAGCCCCATAGGGTTCCCACACCCCATAGGGCTCCTATAGCCCCATAGGGTTCCCACACCCCACAGGGCTCCTATAGCCCCATAGGGCTCCTCCCACACCCCACAGGGCTCCTATAGCCCCATAGGGTTCCCACACCCCACAGGGTTCCTATAGCCCCATAGGGCTCCTCCCGCACCCCATAGGGCTCCTATAGCCCCATAGGGTTCCCACACCCCATAGGGCTCCTATAGCCCCATAGGGTTCCCACACCCCACAGGGCTCCTATAGCCCCATAGGGCTCCTCCCACACCCCACAGGGCTCCTATAGCCCCATAGGGTTCCCACACCCCACAGGGCTCCTATAGCCCCATAGGGCTCCTCCCGCACCCCACAGGGCTCCTATAGCCCCATAGGGCTCCTCCCGCACCCCATAGGGCTCCTATAGCCCCATAGGGTTCCCACACCCCATAGGGCTCCTATAGCCCCATAGGGTTCCCACACCCCACAGGGCTCCTATAGCCCCATAGGGCTCCTCCCACACCCCACAGGGCTCCTATAGCCCCATAGGGTTCCCACACCCCACAGGGCTCCTATAGCCCCATAGGGCTCCTCCCGCACCCCATAGGGCTCCTATAGCCCCATAGGGTTCCCACACCCCACAGGGCTCCTATAGCCCCATAGGGCTCCTCCCACACCCCACAGGGCTCCTATAGCCCCATAGGGTTCCCACACCCCACAGGGCTCCTATAGCCCCATAGGCTCCTCCCGCACCCCATAGGGCTCCTATAGCCCCATAGGGTTCCCACACCCCATAGGGCTCCTATAGCCCCATAGGGTTCCCACACCCCACAGGGCTCCTATAGCCCCATAGGGCTCCTGCCGCACCCCATAGGGCTCCTATAGCCCCATAGGGCTCCTCCCACACCCCACAGGGCTCCTATAGCCCCATAGGGCTCCTCCCGCACCCCACAGGGCTCCTATAGCCCCATAGGGCTCCTCCCGCACCCCATAGGGCTCCTATAGCCCCATAGGGTTCCCACACCCCATAGGGCTCCTATAGCCCCATAGGGCTCCTGCCGCACCCCATAGGGCTCCTATAGCCCCATAGGGCTCCTCCCACACCCCACAGGGCTCCTATAGCCCCATAGGGCTCCTCCCGCACCCCACAGGGCTCCTATAGCCCCATAGGGCTCCTCCCGCACCCCACAGGACTCCTATAGCCCCATAGGGCTCCTCCCGCACCCCGTCtcggtgcccccagcccccaccccagcccccagcactggccccggccccgtccAGCCACTGATATCCCCCTATAGCCCCCTATAGCCCCCTTCATCCCCCTATATCCTCCCTATATCCCCCCTTCATTGCGCTATATCCCCTATGTCCCCCCTTATCTCCCTTTACCCTCCCTATATCCCCCTTCATCCCCGCTATATCCCCCTTCATTGCCCTATGGCCCCCTATATCCCCCCATATCCCCTTTTATCCCCCATATAACCCTTTATCCCCGCCTATATCCCCTTTATGGCCCTTTATCCCCCCTATATCCCCCGTATCCCTATATCCCCATATCCCCCGTCCCCATATCCCCTATATCCCCCATATCCCCTATATCCCCCCTATCCCCTATATCCCTATATCCCACgtatcccccatatcccccatgtcccctatATCCCCCATATCCCTATATCCCCCATATCCCCTATAACTCCCATATCCCCCACATCCCTCatatccccacatcccccatatcccccacatcccccacatCCCTatatcccccatatcccccacatccccacatcccccataTCCCCACATCCCTAtatcccccacatcccccatatcccccatatcccccacatccccataTCCCCAtatcccccacatccccacatcccctatatcccccatatcccccatatcccccacatcccccacatcccctatatcccccatatcccccatatcccccacatcccccacatcccctatatcccccatatcccccatatcccccacatcccccacatcccccatatcccccatatccccacatcccccacatcccctatATCCCCTAtatcccccacatcccccacatcccccacatcccccacatcccccacatcccctatATCCCCTATATCCCTTTATTCCATCTTTATTCCGGCTGCTcccgcagccccagggcaggggcaggggcagggggacggggctggggggggctgggtgctgccggCTCCGGGGCTGCGGTGCTGGGTCCCATTGGGTCCCGGTGGGCCCCGGTGGGTCcctgtgggtgctggtgggtcCCGGTGGGTCCCATTGGGTCCCGGTGGGTCCCGGTGGGTCCCGGTGGGCCCCGGTGTGCGCGGGCGCTCAGCGCAGCAGGTTCTCCTCGTAGagcgccagcagcagcagc
Above is a genomic segment from Ciconia boyciana chromosome 2, ASM3463844v1, whole genome shotgun sequence containing:
- the CPSF1 gene encoding cleavage and polyadenylation specificity factor subunit 1; this translates as MYAVYKQAHPPTGLEFSMFCNFFSNAERNLVVAGTSQLYVYRLNHDCETAAKGDSNTGMSMDEGWAGPGAGQGRAGSSQPRALCPRTGRQRAGGRWGEPREGEAPPRGWWGAAPLPALPALPALPAEGKGHKEKLELVASFAFFGNVMSMASVQLAGAKRDALLLSFKDAKLSVVEYDPGTHDLKTLSLHYFEEPELRDGFVQNVHIPRVRVDPDGRCAVMLIYGTRLVVLPFRRDTLTDEHEGLVGEGQKSSFLPSYIIDVRELDEKLLNIIDMQFLYGYYEPTLLILFEPNQTWPGRVAVRQDTCSIVAISLNIMQKVHPVIWSLSNLPFDCTQALAVPKPIGGVVIFAVNSLLYLNQSVPPYGVALNSLTNGTTVFPLRVQDGVKVTLDCAQATFISYDKMVISLKGGEIYVLTLITDGMRSVRSFHFDKAAASVLTTCMVTMEPGYLFLGSRLGNSLLLKYTEKLQETPANGGKEAAERQEEPPVKKKRSEPSGTWAGGKSAPQDEVDEIEVYGSEAQSGTQLATYSFEVCDSILNIGPCANAAMGEPAFLSEEFQSSPEPDLEIVLCSGYGKNGALSVLQKSIRPQVVTTFELPGCYDMWTVIAPQKKEEPDENAAGENAEKEPAAPEPPEEDGKRHGFLILSREDSTMILQTGQEIMELDTSGFATQGPTVFAGNIGDNRYIVQVSPLGIRLLEGVNQLHFIPVDLGSPIVHCAVADPFVVIMSAEGQVTMFVLKSDTYGGRTHRLTLQKPQLHHQSKVIALCLYRDVSGMFTTESRAAGARDELSLRTHSEAETLIQDISDTVDDEEEMLYGDSGALFSPAKEEPRRSSLPSAERDPHQYKPEPTHWCVLVRENGAMEIYQLPDWRLVFLVKNFPMGQRVLVDSSFGQPAAQGDGKKEEVTRQGELPLVKEVLLVALGNRQSRPYLLVHVEQELLIYEAFGHDSQLGQSNLKVRFKKVPHNINFREKKLKQSKKKPESAGGEEPGGPRGRVARFRYFEDIYGYSGVFICGPSPHWLLVTSRGALRLHPMTIDGTVESFAPFHNVNCPKGFLYFNRQGELRISVLPAYLSYDAPWPVRKIPLRCTAHYVAYHVESKVYAVATSVINPCTRIPRMTGEEKEFESIERDERYIHPQQEAFSIQLISPVSWETIPNTRIDLEEWEHVTCMKTVSLKSEETVSGLKGYIAVGTCLMQGEEVTCRGRILIMDIIEVVPEPGQPLTKNKFKVLYEKEQKGPVTALCHCNGYLVSAIGQKIFLWSLKDNDLTGMAFIDTQLYIHQMISVKNFILAADLMKSISLLRYQEESKTLSLVSRDAKPLEVYSVDFMVDSTQLGFLVSDRDRNLLVYMYLPEAKESFGGMRLLRRADFHVGAHVNTFWRTPCRGAAEGPNKKTSAWENKHITWFATLDGGVGLLLPMQEKTYRRLLMLQNALGSMLPHHAGLNPRAFRLLHVDRRILQNAVRNVLDGELLNRYLYLSTMERGELAKKIGTTPDIILEDLLEIDRVTAHF